In the genome of Populus nigra chromosome 9, ddPopNigr1.1, whole genome shotgun sequence, one region contains:
- the LOC133703776 gene encoding ubiquitin-conjugating enzyme E2 35-like — MASSNLPRRIIKETQRLLSEPAPGISASPSEDNMRYFNVMILGPTQSPYEGGVFKLELFLPEEYPMAAPKVRFLTKIYHPNIDKLGRICLDILKDKWSPALQIRTVLLSIQALLSAPNPDDPLSENIAKHWKTNEAEAVETAKEWTRLYASGA, encoded by the exons ATGGCCAGCAGTAATCTCCCTCGTAGAATCATCAAG GAAACTCAACGTCTCCTCAGTGAACCAG CTCCAGGAATTAGTGCTTCCCCATCGGAGGATAATATGCGATATTTTAATGTCATGATTCTTGGCCCAACACAATCTCCGTATGAAG gAGGGGTTTTCAAGCTGGAATTATTTCTGCCTGAAGAATATCCAATGGCTGCGCCTAAG GTTCGATTTCTGACCAAAATATACCATCCTAACATCGATAAG CTTGGAAGGATATGCCTTGACATTCTGAAAGACAAATGGAGTCCTGCTCTTCAGATACGAACTGTGCTTTTGAG CATCCAAGCACTTCTTAGTGCTCCAAACCCTGATGATCCACTTTCTGAGAACATCGCAAAGCATTGGAAAACGAATGAAGCAGAAGCTGTTGAGACGG CTAAGGAGTGGACCCGTTTATATGCAAGTGGTGCATGA
- the LOC133703415 gene encoding TPR repeat-containing thioredoxin TTL1-like, translating to MMSHSPKPSIGGGNLDLNSLTDQLRDSLSSFEANKPDFRELDLGSPVSPLRTRGGLITTATANAAATTTTTTSSSSSSSGSASGAQNPLHKPNNSNHSGELSNSSESSPTAGAKKGQPGHSRSDSLTYSGQITSQSAVNSPATGNVLPTGNICPSGRILKTGMGMANRSAKADVLGSGTANYGHGSIMRGGGSAKCANLDVVNSASRNAWSVRAGSVDPEEVKRTGNEMYKKGCFGEALGLYDKAIALAPGNAAYRSNRAAALMGLGRVVEAVKECEEAVRLDPNYWRAHQRLGVLLIRLGLVESAWKHLCFPGQHPDPVEMQKLQLVEKHLSKCSDARKVNDWNGTLREAEASIAAGADYCPQLFMCRAEALLKLHQLEDAESCLLKVPKLEPYANCSQTRFFGMLSEAYPFLVQAQIEMALGRFENAAAAAEKAGQIDSRNVEVAVLFKNVRLVARARTRGNELFKSERFTEACSAYGEGLRLDPANSVLYCNRAACWFKLGSWERSVDDCNQALRIQPNYTKALLRRAASNSKLERWADAVRDYEVLRRELPDDNGVAESLFHAQVALKKSRGEEVYNMKFGGEVEEVLGFEQFRAAISLPGVSVVHFKSSSNVHCKQISPFVDTLCGRYPSINFLKVDVEEHPAIANAEDVRIVPTFKIYKNGNRVKEIVCPSHDVLEHSTSLFLNPPFPFR from the exons atgatgtcgcATTCACCGAAACCCTCCATTGGAGGAGGAAACTTAGACCTCAATTCACTAACTGATCAACTCCGTGACTCACTCTCTTCATTCGAAGCCAACAAGCCTGATTTCCGTGAACTCGATCTGGGTTCACCAGTTTCACCTCTCCGAACTCGTGGTGGACTCATCACTACAGCCACCGCCAACGccgccgccaccaccaccaccaccacctcctccagCTCCAGTTCCTCCGGATCCGCATCCGGTGCTCAAAACCCACTTCACAAACCCAACAATAGCAACCACTCAGGCGAGTTATCAAACTCGAGTGAGAGCAGCCCCACTGCTGGTGCCAAAAAGGGTCAACCGGGTCATTCTAGATCCGACTCTTTAACTTATTCGGGTCAAATTACCAGCCAGAGTGCTGTAAACTCTCCTGCAACAGGCAATGTGTTACCTACCGGTAACATTTGTCCGTCGGGCAGGATCTTGAAGACAGGCATGGGAATGGCGAATCGGAGTGCCAAAGCGGATGTTTTAGGATCCGGGACCGCAAATTATGGTCACGGGAGCATAATGCGGGGCGGAGGGAGCGCAAAATGTGCTAACTTGGATGTTGTTAATTCGGCAAGTAGGAATGCTTGGAGTGTGCGTGCAGGGAGTGTGGATCCAGAGGAGGTGAAGAGGACTGGAAATGAGATGTATAAAAAAGGGTGTTTTGGGGAGGCGTTAGGATTGTATGACAAGGCTATTGCTTTGGCACCTGGGAATGCTGCTTATAGGAGTAACAGGGCGGCAGCGTTGATGGGATTAGGGAGAGTTGTGGAGGCGGTGAAAGAGTGCGAGGAGGCTGTTAGGTTGGATCCTAATTATTGGAGAGCACATCAGAGGTTGGGGGTTTTGTTAATTAG GTTAGGACTGGTTGAGAGTGCCTGGAAGCACCTATGCTTCCCTGGACAGCATCCAGATCCTGTCGAAATGCAGAAGTTGCAATTAGTAGAGAAACATCTTAGCAAATGTTCTGATGCACGGAAGGTTAATGATTGGAATGGTACATTAAGGGAAGCAGAAGCTTCAATTGCTGCTGGAGCAGACTATTGCCCCCAG CTCTTTATGTGTAGAGCTGAAGCACTTTTGAAGCTCCACCAATTAGAAGATGCTGAATCATGCTTATTGAAAGTTCCAAAATTAGAACCATATGCCAACTGCTCGCAGACTAGATTTTTTGGGATGCTTTCTGAAGCTTACCCGTTCTTGGTCCAAGCACAGATCGAGATGGCTCTAGGAAG GTTTGAGAATGCAGCTGCAGCTGCTGAGAAAGCTGGACAGATTGATTCACGGAATGTTGAAGTAGCAGTGCTGTTTAAAAATGTGCGACTAGTAGCTAGAGCTCGTACCCGCGGCAATGAACTCTTCAAATCGGAAAGGTTCACTGAAGCCTGTTCAGCATATGGGGAAGGCCTTAGGCTTGATCCTGCAAATTCTGTTCTCTATTGCAACAGGGCAGCATGTTGGTTTAAGCTTGGATCATGGGAGAGATCCGTTGATGACTGCAATCAAGCTTTACGAATCCAACCTAACTACACAAAAGCCCTTCTAAGAAGAGCTGCCTCAAACAGCAAG TTAGAAAGGTGGGCTGATGCCGTGAGAGATTATGAAGTTTTGAGAAGGGAACTTCCAGATGACAATGGAGTAGCTGAATCTCTATTTCATGCTCAAGTTGCATTGAAGAAATCTCGTGGAGAAGAAGTGTATAATATGAAGTTTGGCGGTGAAGTAGAGGAAGTGTTGGGGTTTGAACAGTTCAGAGCTGCAATATCATTACCTG GTGTTTCAGTGGTTCATTTCAAATCATCCTCTAATGTGCACTGCAAGCAGATATCTCCATTTGTGGATACATTATGTGGTCGGTATCCATCCATAAACTTTCTCAAG GTGGACGTGGAGGAACATCCAGCAATTGCAAATGCCGAGGATGTGAGGATTGTTCCAACATTCAAGATATACAAAAATGGCAACCGAGTGAAGGAGATTGTCTGCCCAAGTCATGATGTGCTGGAACATTCG ACCAGCCTGTTCTTGAATCCCCCATTCCCTTTCagatga